Within Streptomyces roseirectus, the genomic segment GGGCGCCAAACCGGACTCCAACCGGGACACCCACACGTCCATGCGCGTGCCCGCGGCGGACGAGCTGGCGGGCGGCGCGCACGGCACCGCGCGCGTGCCCCGCACCGCCGGGGCGCCCCGGCCGGGGTCCGCGCGCAACCGGCCCTCCGCCCGGCGCCGCCGGGTCGTCATCAGCGTGGCCGGGGCCGCCGTCGCCGCCGCCGTCGGAGTGGGCGCCTGGTTCGTGACGTCGGACGGCGGATCCCCCGCGCAGGAGACCGGGAACTCGTCGCCCGCGTCGCCCTGAGGCCCTTCGTCCGGCGGCAGCGGCACCGCTGTCAGTGGTTGCCGTTAGGCTGGGGGTGTGGCAGTCGTCGATGTATCCGAAGAGCTGAAGTCCCTCTCCTCGACCATGGAGTCGATCGAGGCCGTCCTGGACCTCGACAGGATGAGGGCAGACATCGCCGTGCTCGAGGAGCAGGCGGCGGCACCGTCCCTGTGGGACAACCCGGACGAGGCGCAGAAGATCACCAGCAAGCTGTCCCACCTCCAGGCCGAGGTCAGGAAGGCGGACACCCTGCGCGGTCGGATCGACGACCTCGCCGTCCTCTTCGAGATGGCCGAGGAGGAGGACGACCCGGACACGCGCGCGGAGGCCGAGTCCGAGCTGGCGTCCGTGCGCAAGGCGCTGGACGAGATGGAGGTCCGTACGCTCCTCAGCGGCGAGTACGACTCCCGTGAGGCGCTGGTCAACATCCGCGCGGAGGCCGGTGGCGTGGACGCCGCCGACTTCGCGGAGAAGCTCCAGCGGATGTACCTGCGGTGGGCGGAGCAGAAGGGCTACAAGACCGAGCTGATCGAGACGTCGTACGCCGAAGAGGCCGGCATCAAGTCGACGACGTTCGCGGTGCACGTCCCGTACGCGTACGGCCAGCTCTCCGTCGAGCAGGGCACGCACCGGCTCGTGCGGATCTCGCCCTTCGACAACCAGGGGCGCCGTCAGACGTCGTTCGCGGGCGTCGAGGTGCTGCCGGTCGTCGAGCAGACGGACCACGTCGAGATCGACGAGTCCGAGCTGCGGGTCGACGTCTACCGGTCCTCCGGGCCCGGCGGGCAGGGCGTCAACACCACGGACTCCGCGGTGCGCCTCACCCACCTGCCCACCGGCATCGTCGTCTCCTGCCAGAACGAGCGCTCGCAGATCCAGAACAAGGCGACCGCGATGAACGTCCTCCAGGCGAAGCTCCTCGAGCGCCGCCGCCAGGAGGAGCA encodes:
- the prfB gene encoding peptide chain release factor 2; its protein translation is MAVVDVSEELKSLSSTMESIEAVLDLDRMRADIAVLEEQAAAPSLWDNPDEAQKITSKLSHLQAEVRKADTLRGRIDDLAVLFEMAEEEDDPDTRAEAESELASVRKALDEMEVRTLLSGEYDSREALVNIRAEAGGVDAADFAEKLQRMYLRWAEQKGYKTELIETSYAEEAGIKSTTFAVHVPYAYGQLSVEQGTHRLVRISPFDNQGRRQTSFAGVEVLPVVEQTDHVEIDESELRVDVYRSSGPGGQGVNTTDSAVRLTHLPTGIVVSCQNERSQIQNKATAMNVLQAKLLERRRQEEQAKMDALKGDGGNSWGNQMRSYVLHPYQMVKDLRTEFEVGNPEAVFNGEIDGFLEAGIRWRKQQEK